In Streptomyces sp. NBC_01717, one DNA window encodes the following:
- a CDS encoding GH92 family glycosyl hydrolase translates to MQPRHGSRKRQNRTAALIAASLVLVVTAPTTAAAQSARFAEKGEKPTGDQTFSSSFEADEKQPDWRNTVEEGPDGKKRASGIDGGFSAGIPGNVTDKVTDLRASGENTGGGEVKENLVDGESSSKWLTFEPTGWIEFDLVEPVKVVTYALTSANDHDERDPKDWTLQGSADGKTWKDLDSRTDQSFSERFQTKSYDFASDTAYQHYRLNVTKNNGASDATQLADVQFSDGNTSTPAPEEMRSQIDRGPSGSPTAKAGAGFTGKKALRYAGTHKPDGRAYSYNKIFDVDTAVTRDTELSYLVYPQMGETDLSYPATHVSVDLAFTDGTYLSDLGATDSHGGQLTPQGQADAKRLYVNQWNKVASRIGTVAAGKTVDRILVAYDSPKGPAKFQGWIDDIKLAPKAPEKRRAHLSDYASTVRGTNSSGGFSRGNNFPATAVPNGFNFWTPVTNAGSTSWLYDYQRANNDDNLPTLQAFSASHEPSPWMGDRQTFQLMPSVAKDEPDASRTARALPFKHENETAKPHYYGVTFENGLKAEMTPTDHAARMRFTYPGDDASVVFDNISNDGGLTLDPGTSSFTGFSDVKSGLSTGATRLFVYGVFDAPVTASGKLKGGGGDDVTGYLRFDAGKDRTVNLRLATSLISIDQAKQNLAAEIPASRSFSRVEDQAQHAWDDILGKVEVEGADADQLTSLYSSLYRLYLYPNSGFEQVGGKDRYASPFSPQIGSDTPTHTGAKIVDGKVYVNNGFWDTYRTTWPAYSFLTPKKAGEMVDGFVQQYKDGGWISRWSSPGYADLMTGTSSDVAFADAYVKGVKFDGEAAYEAALKNATVVPPSSGVGRKGMETSPFAGYANTSTHEGLSWSLEGYLNDYGLAQMGQALYKKTKKERYKEESEYFLNRARNYVELFDSKAGFFQGKDAKGDWRVASDKYDPRVWGYDYTETNGWGYAFTAPQDSRGLANLYGGRDGLAKKLDTYFSTPETAGPEFVGSYGGVIHEMTEARDVRMGMYGHSNQVAHHVTYMYDAASQPWKTQEKVREVLGRLYTGSEIGQGYHGDEDNGEQSAWYLFSSLGFYPLVMGSGEYAIGSPLFTKTTVHLENGHDLVVKAPKNSAKNIYVQGLKVNGKKWTSTSLPHDLLAKGGVLEFDMGAKPSAWGTGKDAAPTSITKDDQVPSPKKDVLKGEGALYDNTSATTATVNGPVELPVPASTKAVQYTLTSAAAAKAPKGWVLQGSSDGTTWNDLDKRSAQSFAWDKQTRVFSVSRTGTYEHYRLVPEGEGTLAEVELIS, encoded by the coding sequence ATGCAGCCCCGACATGGTTCTCGTAAGAGACAAAACCGTACGGCCGCACTCATCGCGGCTTCACTGGTCCTGGTGGTGACCGCCCCCACCACGGCCGCCGCACAGTCGGCGAGGTTTGCCGAAAAGGGTGAAAAGCCCACGGGCGACCAGACATTCAGCTCATCGTTCGAAGCGGACGAAAAGCAGCCGGACTGGCGCAATACCGTGGAAGAGGGTCCGGACGGGAAGAAGCGGGCATCGGGTATCGACGGCGGCTTCTCCGCCGGAATACCGGGCAATGTCACCGACAAGGTCACGGATCTGCGCGCCAGCGGCGAGAACACCGGCGGCGGCGAGGTGAAGGAGAACCTCGTCGACGGGGAGTCCTCCTCGAAGTGGCTGACCTTCGAACCCACCGGCTGGATCGAGTTCGACCTCGTCGAACCGGTCAAGGTCGTGACATACGCGCTCACTTCGGCCAATGACCACGACGAGCGCGACCCGAAGGACTGGACCCTTCAGGGCTCCGCCGACGGCAAGACCTGGAAGGACCTCGACTCCCGGACCGACCAGTCCTTCTCCGAGCGCTTCCAGACGAAGTCGTACGACTTCGCGAGCGACACGGCCTACCAGCACTACCGCCTGAACGTCACCAAGAACAACGGCGCTTCGGACGCGACCCAGCTGGCCGACGTCCAGTTCTCCGACGGCAACACCAGCACCCCCGCCCCCGAGGAGATGCGCAGCCAGATCGACCGCGGCCCGTCCGGCTCGCCCACCGCCAAGGCCGGCGCGGGCTTCACCGGAAAGAAGGCCCTGCGGTACGCGGGCACGCACAAGCCGGACGGCCGCGCGTACTCGTACAACAAGATCTTCGACGTCGACACCGCCGTCACCCGGGACACCGAGCTCTCCTACCTCGTCTACCCGCAGATGGGCGAGACGGACCTCTCGTACCCCGCCACCCATGTCTCGGTCGACCTGGCCTTCACCGACGGTACGTATCTGAGCGATCTCGGCGCCACCGACAGCCACGGCGGTCAGCTGACCCCGCAGGGACAGGCCGACGCCAAGCGGCTGTACGTCAACCAGTGGAACAAGGTCGCCTCGCGCATCGGCACGGTCGCGGCAGGAAAGACCGTCGACCGGATCCTGGTGGCGTACGACTCCCCCAAGGGCCCGGCGAAGTTCCAGGGCTGGATCGACGACATCAAGCTCGCCCCGAAGGCCCCCGAGAAGCGCCGGGCGCACCTGTCCGACTACGCGTCGACGGTCCGGGGCACCAACTCCAGCGGCGGTTTCTCGCGAGGCAACAACTTCCCCGCCACCGCGGTCCCGAACGGCTTCAACTTCTGGACGCCTGTCACCAACGCCGGCTCGACGAGCTGGCTGTACGACTACCAGCGCGCCAACAACGACGACAACCTGCCTACGCTCCAGGCGTTCAGCGCGAGCCATGAGCCGAGCCCCTGGATGGGCGACCGGCAGACGTTCCAGCTGATGCCGTCGGTGGCCAAGGACGAGCCGGACGCCTCCCGCACGGCGCGCGCGCTGCCGTTCAAGCACGAGAACGAGACGGCGAAGCCGCACTACTACGGTGTGACGTTCGAGAACGGCCTGAAGGCCGAGATGACGCCGACCGACCACGCGGCACGGATGCGGTTCACCTACCCCGGTGACGACGCGTCCGTCGTCTTCGACAACATCTCCAACGACGGCGGGCTCACCCTCGACCCGGGAACCAGCTCCTTCACCGGCTTCTCCGACGTGAAGAGCGGCCTCTCCACCGGCGCCACCCGGCTCTTCGTCTACGGCGTCTTCGACGCCCCGGTCACCGCGAGCGGCAAGCTCAAGGGCGGCGGCGGTGACGACGTGACGGGCTACCTCCGCTTCGACGCCGGCAAGGACCGTACGGTCAACCTCCGCCTGGCCACTTCGCTGATCAGCATCGACCAGGCTAAGCAGAACCTCGCCGCGGAGATCCCCGCGTCCCGCTCCTTCTCCCGCGTCGAGGACCAGGCGCAGCACGCCTGGGACGACATCCTGGGCAAGGTGGAGGTCGAGGGCGCCGACGCCGACCAGCTGACGAGTCTCTACTCCAGCCTGTACCGCCTGTATCTCTACCCGAACTCGGGCTTCGAGCAGGTCGGTGGCAAGGACCGGTACGCCAGCCCGTTCTCGCCGCAGATCGGCTCCGACACCCCCACCCACACGGGTGCGAAGATCGTCGACGGCAAGGTGTACGTCAACAACGGCTTCTGGGACACGTACCGGACGACGTGGCCCGCGTACTCGTTCCTCACGCCGAAGAAGGCCGGCGAGATGGTCGACGGCTTCGTCCAGCAGTACAAGGACGGCGGCTGGATCTCCCGCTGGTCCTCCCCCGGCTACGCCGACCTGATGACCGGCACCTCGTCGGACGTCGCGTTCGCGGACGCCTACGTCAAGGGCGTGAAGTTCGACGGCGAGGCGGCCTACGAGGCGGCCCTGAAGAACGCCACGGTGGTTCCGCCGTCGTCGGGCGTCGGCCGGAAGGGCATGGAGACGTCCCCGTTCGCGGGCTATGCGAACACGTCGACGCACGAGGGCCTTTCCTGGTCGCTGGAGGGCTACCTCAACGACTACGGCCTCGCGCAGATGGGCCAGGCGCTCTACAAGAAGACGAAGAAGGAGCGGTACAAGGAGGAGTCGGAGTACTTCCTGAACCGGGCCCGCAACTATGTCGAGCTGTTCGACTCCAAGGCGGGCTTCTTCCAGGGCAAGGACGCCAAGGGCGACTGGCGGGTCGCCTCCGACAAGTACGACCCGCGCGTCTGGGGCTACGACTACACGGAGACGAACGGCTGGGGCTACGCGTTCACGGCCCCGCAGGACAGCCGCGGCCTGGCGAACCTGTACGGCGGCCGCGACGGCCTGGCCAAGAAGCTCGACACGTACTTCTCCACTCCCGAGACTGCGGGCCCGGAGTTCGTCGGCTCGTACGGCGGTGTCATCCACGAGATGACGGAGGCGCGTGACGTACGGATGGGCATGTACGGCCACAGCAACCAGGTCGCGCACCACGTCACGTACATGTACGACGCGGCGTCGCAGCCCTGGAAGACCCAGGAGAAGGTCCGCGAGGTCCTCGGCCGCCTCTACACGGGCAGCGAGATCGGCCAGGGCTACCACGGCGACGAGGACAACGGCGAGCAGTCGGCCTGGTACCTCTTCTCCTCGCTCGGCTTCTACCCGCTGGTGATGGGCAGTGGCGAGTACGCGATCGGCTCGCCGCTCTTCACGAAGACGACCGTCCACCTGGAGAACGGCCACGACCTGGTGGTCAAGGCTCCGAAGAACAGCGCGAAGAACATCTATGTGCAGGGCCTGAAGGTCAACGGCAAGAAGTGGACGTCCACGTCGCTGCCGCACGACCTGCTCGCCAAGGGCGGTGTCCTGGAGTTCGACATGGGCGCCAAGCCGTCGGCGTGGGGCACGGGCAAGGACGCGGCCCCGACGTCGATCACCAAGGACGACCAGGTTCCGTCGCCGAAGAAGGACGTGCTGAAGGGCGAGGGCGCCCTGTACGACAACACGTCCGCCACGACGGCGACGGTGAACGGCCCGGTGGAGCTGCCGGTGCCCGCATCGACGAAGGCGGTCCAGTACACGCTGACGTCGGCCGCGGCGGCGAAGGCCCCGAAGGGCTGGGTCCTGCAGGGCTCGTCGGACGGCACGACCTGGAACGATCTCGACAAGCGATCGGCGCAGTCGTTCGCGTGGGACAAGCAGACGCGGGTGTTCTCGGTGAGCAGGACGGGAACGTACGAGCACTACCGCCTCGTGCCCGAGGGTGAGGGGACGCTGGCGGAGGTGGAGCTGATCTCCTGA
- a CDS encoding histidine phosphatase family protein, with protein MGELILIRHGETEWSRSGRHTSHTDLPLTALGERQARALVPLIADRKIGLTLVSPALRARRTAELAGLASPRITPDLREWDYGGYEGVTTVEIHRTRPSWNLWTDGVAPGPEAHPGETPAQVGERADRMLTEIRAAAESLGDADIALVAHSHFLRVFTARYLGLTPAGGTLFQLATGAVSRLGTEHGKPVITAWNVALPESLFRAAAPE; from the coding sequence ATGGGCGAGTTGATTCTGATCCGGCACGGCGAGACGGAGTGGTCCCGGTCCGGGCGGCACACGAGCCATACCGATCTGCCGCTGACCGCCCTCGGTGAGCGGCAGGCCCGTGCTCTCGTGCCGCTGATCGCCGACCGGAAGATCGGGCTCACCCTGGTCAGCCCGGCCCTGCGGGCCCGGCGCACCGCCGAACTTGCCGGGCTTGCCTCGCCCCGCATCACTCCTGACCTGCGTGAATGGGACTACGGCGGCTATGAGGGCGTGACCACCGTCGAGATCCACCGCACCCGGCCGTCCTGGAACCTGTGGACCGACGGGGTCGCCCCGGGCCCGGAGGCGCATCCCGGGGAGACGCCGGCTCAGGTGGGGGAGCGGGCCGACCGGATGCTCACCGAGATCCGGGCGGCGGCCGAATCACTGGGGGACGCGGACATCGCCCTCGTCGCGCACTCCCACTTCCTTCGCGTGTTCACCGCTCGCTATCTCGGGCTGACGCCGGCCGGTGGCACACTGTTCCAGCTCGCCACGGGGGCCGTCTCCCGGCTCGGCACCGAGCACGGGAAGCCGGTCATCACCGCCTGGAATGTGGCCCTTCCCGAGAGTCTCTTCCGCGCGGCAGCGCCGGAGTGA
- the hemC gene encoding hydroxymethylbilane synthase, producing the protein MSAPELIRIVSRDSPMALAQVERVRAELAALHPGTATEVVAVKTTGDKWMGDLAQVEGKGAFTKEVDAALVSGQADLAVHCVKDIPADRPLPAGTTFAAFLRRDDIRDALVHPGGLTLDQLPDGARIGTSSVRRSAQLAASHPHLQCVPMRGNANRRLDKLAAGEADALLLAVSGLERIDRTDVITEVLSVEVMCPPIGAGILALQCREGDRELIDAISGLGHPATHREATAERMFLHVLQGHCNSPIAGYARTEGSGEMSLRAKVFTPDGKVILNAHEWAGRLDPATLGTSVAVALLRQGARELIDGIPH; encoded by the coding sequence ATGTCCGCCCCTGAACTCATCCGCATCGTGTCCCGCGACTCGCCCATGGCTCTCGCCCAGGTGGAGCGCGTCCGTGCCGAGCTGGCCGCCCTCCACCCCGGCACCGCCACCGAAGTCGTGGCCGTCAAGACCACCGGCGACAAATGGATGGGTGATCTCGCCCAGGTCGAAGGGAAGGGTGCGTTCACCAAGGAAGTCGACGCCGCCCTCGTCTCGGGCCAGGCGGACCTCGCAGTGCACTGCGTCAAGGACATCCCGGCCGACCGGCCGCTGCCCGCCGGAACCACCTTCGCGGCCTTCCTCCGACGGGACGACATTCGCGACGCCCTCGTACACCCCGGCGGTCTCACCCTCGACCAGCTCCCCGACGGAGCCAGGATCGGTACCTCCTCCGTACGGCGCAGCGCCCAGCTCGCCGCCTCCCACCCGCACCTCCAGTGCGTGCCGATGCGGGGCAACGCCAATCGCCGACTGGACAAGCTCGCCGCAGGAGAAGCGGACGCGCTGCTTCTGGCCGTCTCCGGACTGGAGCGCATCGACCGTACGGATGTGATCACCGAAGTCCTCTCGGTCGAGGTGATGTGCCCGCCGATCGGAGCCGGGATCCTTGCCCTCCAGTGCCGTGAGGGCGACAGGGAGCTGATCGACGCGATCAGCGGCCTCGGCCACCCCGCCACCCATCGCGAGGCCACCGCCGAGCGCATGTTCCTGCACGTGCTGCAGGGCCACTGCAACAGCCCCATCGCCGGATACGCCCGCACCGAGGGCAGCGGCGAAATGTCGCTACGGGCGAAGGTGTTCACGCCGGACGGGAAGGTGATCCTCAACGCCCACGAGTGGGCGGGCCGCCTGGATCCGGCCACGCTCGGCACGTCCGTCGCCGTCGCCCTCCTGCGCCAGGGCGCCCGCGAACTCATCGACGGAATCCCGCACTGA
- the xylA gene encoding xylose isomerase, producing the protein MSDRFTPTSADKFTFGLWTVGWRGNDPFGDATRPALDPVESVERLAELGAHGVTFHDDDLIPFGSSDSERAAIITRFKDALDRTGLKVPMATTNLFTHPVFKDGGFTSNDRDVRRYALRKVIRNIDLAVELGAETYVAWGGREGAESGGAKDVRVALDRMKEAFDLLGEYVVEQGYDLRFAIEPKPNEPRGDILLPTVGHALAFIERLERPEMYGVNPEVGHEQMAGLNFPHGIAQALWAGKLYHIDLNGQSGIKYDQDLRFGAGDLRQAFWLVDLLETSDYEGPRHFDFKPVRTDGIDGVWESAKNCMRNYLILKERTLAFRADPAVQEALTASRLDELAQPTAEDGLKSLLADTTAFEEFDVTAAAERSMAFEALDQLAMEHLLGVR; encoded by the coding sequence ATGTCGGACCGCTTCACCCCCACCTCCGCGGACAAGTTCACCTTCGGTCTCTGGACCGTCGGCTGGCGCGGCAACGACCCCTTCGGTGACGCCACCCGTCCCGCGCTCGACCCGGTCGAGTCCGTCGAGCGACTGGCGGAGCTCGGTGCGCACGGCGTGACCTTCCACGACGACGACCTGATCCCGTTCGGCTCCTCGGACAGCGAGCGGGCCGCGATCATCACCCGGTTCAAGGACGCCCTGGACCGCACCGGCCTCAAGGTCCCGATGGCCACGACGAACCTGTTCACCCACCCGGTGTTCAAGGACGGCGGCTTCACGTCCAACGACCGCGACGTGCGGCGGTACGCGCTGCGCAAGGTCATCCGCAACATCGACCTCGCCGTCGAGCTCGGCGCCGAGACCTACGTGGCGTGGGGCGGCCGCGAGGGCGCGGAGTCCGGTGGCGCGAAGGACGTGCGGGTGGCGCTGGACCGGATGAAGGAGGCCTTCGACCTGCTCGGTGAGTACGTCGTCGAGCAGGGCTACGACCTGCGGTTCGCGATCGAGCCGAAGCCGAACGAGCCGCGCGGCGACATCCTGCTGCCCACCGTCGGTCACGCCCTCGCGTTCATCGAGCGCCTGGAGCGCCCGGAGATGTACGGCGTGAACCCGGAGGTCGGCCACGAGCAGATGGCCGGGCTGAACTTCCCGCACGGCATCGCGCAGGCCCTGTGGGCCGGCAAGCTCTACCACATCGACCTCAACGGCCAGTCCGGCATCAAGTACGACCAGGACCTCCGCTTCGGCGCCGGCGACCTGCGCCAGGCCTTCTGGCTCGTCGACCTCCTGGAGACGTCCGACTACGAGGGCCCGCGCCACTTCGACTTCAAGCCGGTGCGCACCGACGGCATCGACGGGGTCTGGGAGTCAGCGAAGAACTGCATGCGCAACTACCTGATCCTCAAGGAGCGCACCCTCGCTTTCCGCGCCGACCCGGCCGTCCAGGAGGCACTGACCGCCTCCCGCCTCGACGAGCTCGCGCAGCCCACCGCCGAGGACGGCCTCAAGAGCCTGCTCGCCGACACCACCGCGTTCGAGGAGTTCGACGTCACGGCCGCCGCCGAACGCTCGATGGCCTTCGAAGCCCTCGACCAGCTCGCCATGGAACACCTGCTCGGCGTCCGCTGA
- the acnA gene encoding aconitate hydratase AcnA, translated as MSANSFDARSTLRVGDESYEIFRLDKVEGSARLPYSLKVLLENLLRTEDGANITADHIRALSGWDSQAQPSQEIQFTPARVIMQDFTGVPCVVDLATMREAVKELGGDPAKINPLAPAELVIDHSVIADKFGTNEAFAQNVELEYGRNKERYQFLRWGQTAFDEFKVVPPGTGIVHQVNIEHLARTVMVRNGQAYPDTLVGTDSHTTMVNGLGVLGWGVGGIEAEAAMLGQPVSMLIPRVVGFKLTGELKPGTTATDLVLTITEMLRKHGVVGKFVEFYGEGVSATSLANRATIGNMSPEFGSTAAIFPIDDETLKYLRLTGRDEQQVALVEAYAKEQGLWLDPAAEPDFSEKLELDLSTVVPSIAGPKRPQDRIVLANAKEQFAQDVRNYVSEDEESGKESFPASDAPACANGVPSRPTTVTAPDGTTYEIDHGAVTVAAITSCTNTSNPYVMVAAALVAKKAVEKGLTRKPWVKTTLAPGSKVVTDYFDKAGLTPYLDKVGFNLVGYGCTTCIGNSGPLPEEVSKAVNEHDLAVTSVLSGNRNFEGRINPDVKMNYLASPPLVVAYAIAGSMKVDITKDALGIDQDGKPVHLADIWPSEAEVNDVVANSIGEDMFNKSYQDVFAGDAQWQALSIPTGNTFEWDPQSTYVRKPPYFEGMTMETTPVADIAGARVLAKLGDSVTTDHISPAGAIKADTPAGKYLTDHGVERRDFNSYGSRRGNHEVMIRGTFANIRLRNQIAPGTEGGFTRDFTQADAPVSFIYDASQNYQAAGTPLVILAGKEYGSGSSRDWAAKGTALLGVKAVIAESYERIHRSNLIGMGVLPLQFPEGATAEALGLTGEETFSFTGVTELNNGTTPRTVKVSTDTGVEFDAVVRIDTPGEADYYRNGGIMQYVLRSLIRK; from the coding sequence GTGTCGGCGAACAGCTTCGACGCCCGCAGCACGCTGCGCGTGGGCGACGAGTCGTACGAGATCTTCAGGCTGGACAAGGTCGAGGGCTCCGCGCGCCTCCCTTACAGCCTGAAGGTGCTGCTGGAGAACCTGCTCCGCACCGAGGACGGCGCGAACATCACCGCCGACCACATCCGGGCGCTGAGTGGCTGGGACTCCCAGGCCCAGCCCAGCCAGGAGATCCAGTTCACGCCGGCCCGCGTGATCATGCAGGACTTCACCGGCGTTCCGTGTGTCGTGGACCTCGCCACCATGCGTGAGGCCGTGAAGGAGCTCGGCGGCGACCCGGCGAAGATCAACCCGCTCGCGCCGGCCGAGCTGGTCATCGACCACTCCGTCATCGCGGACAAGTTCGGCACCAACGAGGCGTTCGCGCAGAACGTCGAGCTGGAGTACGGCCGGAACAAGGAGCGCTACCAGTTCCTGCGCTGGGGCCAGACCGCCTTCGACGAGTTCAAGGTCGTCCCCCCGGGCACCGGCATCGTCCACCAGGTCAACATCGAGCACCTGGCCCGTACGGTCATGGTCCGTAACGGCCAGGCGTACCCCGACACCCTCGTCGGCACCGACTCGCACACCACCATGGTCAACGGCCTCGGTGTGCTGGGCTGGGGCGTCGGCGGCATCGAGGCCGAGGCCGCGATGCTCGGCCAGCCGGTCTCCATGCTCATCCCGCGCGTCGTCGGCTTCAAGCTGACCGGCGAGCTGAAGCCCGGCACCACCGCCACCGACCTCGTGCTGACCATCACGGAGATGCTCCGCAAGCACGGCGTCGTCGGCAAGTTCGTCGAGTTCTACGGTGAGGGCGTCTCCGCCACCTCCCTCGCGAACCGCGCCACCATCGGCAACATGTCGCCGGAGTTCGGCTCCACCGCCGCGATCTTCCCGATCGACGACGAGACGCTGAAGTACCTGCGTCTGACCGGCCGTGACGAGCAGCAGGTCGCGCTCGTCGAGGCGTACGCCAAGGAGCAGGGCCTCTGGCTGGACCCGGCCGCCGAGCCGGACTTCTCCGAGAAGCTGGAGCTCGACCTCTCCACGGTCGTCCCCTCCATCGCCGGCCCGAAGCGTCCGCAGGACCGCATCGTCCTGGCCAACGCCAAGGAGCAGTTCGCGCAGGACGTGCGCAACTACGTCTCCGAGGACGAGGAGTCGGGCAAGGAGTCGTTCCCGGCTTCCGACGCCCCGGCCTGCGCCAACGGTGTGCCGTCGCGTCCGACCACGGTCACGGCCCCCGACGGGACGACGTACGAGATCGACCACGGCGCCGTCACCGTCGCCGCGATCACCTCCTGCACCAACACCTCGAACCCGTACGTCATGGTCGCCGCGGCGCTCGTGGCCAAGAAGGCGGTCGAGAAGGGCCTGACCCGCAAGCCGTGGGTCAAGACCACCCTCGCCCCGGGCTCCAAGGTCGTCACCGACTACTTCGACAAGGCGGGTCTGACCCCGTACCTCGACAAGGTCGGCTTCAACCTCGTCGGCTACGGCTGCACCACCTGCATCGGCAACTCCGGCCCGTTGCCGGAGGAGGTCTCCAAGGCGGTCAACGAGCACGACCTGGCCGTGACCTCGGTGCTCTCCGGCAACCGTAACTTCGAGGGCCGGATCAACCCCGACGTCAAGATGAACTACCTGGCGTCCCCGCCGCTGGTCGTCGCGTACGCCATCGCCGGTTCGATGAAGGTCGACATCACCAAGGACGCCCTGGGCATCGACCAGGACGGCAAGCCGGTCCACCTCGCGGACATCTGGCCCTCCGAGGCCGAGGTCAACGACGTCGTCGCCAACTCCATCGGCGAGGACATGTTCAACAAGTCCTACCAGGACGTCTTCGCCGGCGACGCCCAGTGGCAGGCGCTGTCGATCCCGACCGGCAACACCTTCGAGTGGGACCCGCAGTCCACCTACGTACGGAAGCCCCCGTACTTCGAGGGCATGACGATGGAGACGACCCCGGTCGCCGACATCGCCGGCGCCCGCGTGCTCGCCAAGCTGGGCGACTCGGTCACCACCGACCACATCTCCCCGGCCGGTGCGATCAAGGCCGACACTCCGGCCGGCAAGTACCTGACGGATCACGGCGTCGAGCGCCGCGACTTCAACTCGTACGGCTCGCGCCGCGGCAACCACGAGGTCATGATTCGCGGCACCTTCGCGAACATCCGCCTGCGCAACCAGATCGCCCCGGGCACCGAGGGTGGCTTCACCCGCGACTTCACCCAGGCCGACGCGCCGGTGTCGTTCATCTACGACGCCTCGCAGAACTACCAGGCCGCCGGCACCCCGCTGGTCATCCTGGCGGGCAAGGAGTACGGCTCCGGCTCCTCCCGCGACTGGGCCGCCAAGGGCACCGCGCTCCTCGGTGTCAAGGCCGTCATCGCCGAGTCGTACGAGCGCATCCACCGCTCGAACCTCATCGGCATGGGCGTCCTCCCGCTCCAGTTCCCGGAGGGCGCGACCGCCGAGGCCCTCGGACTCACCGGCGAGGAGACCTTCTCCTTCACCGGCGTGACCGAGCTGAACAACGGCACGACGCCGCGCACGGTGAAGGTCTCCACCGACACCGGTGTGGAGTTCGACGCGGTCGTCCGCATCGACACCCCCGGTGAGGCGGACTACTACCGCAACGGCGGCATCATGCAGTACGTGCTCCGCAGCCTGATCCGCAAGTAG
- a CDS encoding helix-turn-helix domain-containing protein produces MSDDYLARIGKLIRDARQHRGWTQSQLAEALGTSQSAVNRIERGNQNISLEMIARIGEALDSEIVSLGYAGPMHLRVVGGRRLSGSIDVKTSKNACVALLCGSLLNKGRTVLRRVARIEEVYRLLEVLNSIGVRTRWINDGTDLEIVPPARLDMEAIDADAARRTRSIIMFLGPLLHRMDQFKLPYAGGCDLGTRTIEPHMIALRRFGLEIAATEGLYHAQIDHSVTPERPIVLTERGDTVTENALLAAARHDGTTVIRNASSNYMVQDLCFFLEALGIRIDGIGTTTLTVHGVANIDVDVDYSPSEDPVEAMSLLAAAVVTESELTIRRVPIEFLEIELAVLEEMGVDCDRTTEYAADNGRTRLVDLTVRPSKLEAPIDKIHPMPFPGLNIDNVPFFAAIAASAHGKTLIHDWVYDNRAIYLTDLNRLGGRLQLLDPHRVLVEGPTRWRAAEMICPPALRPAVVVLLAMMAAEGTSVLRNVYVINRGYEELAERLNSVGAQIEIFRDI; encoded by the coding sequence ATGTCAGACGACTACCTCGCACGCATCGGCAAGCTCATACGTGACGCCCGTCAGCACCGGGGCTGGACGCAGAGTCAACTTGCCGAAGCGCTCGGCACCAGCCAGAGCGCCGTCAACCGCATCGAGCGCGGCAATCAGAACATCAGCCTTGAGATGATTGCCCGTATCGGTGAAGCACTCGACAGTGAGATCGTGTCGCTCGGCTATGCCGGACCGATGCACCTGCGGGTGGTCGGCGGACGCCGGCTCTCCGGCTCGATCGACGTCAAGACCAGCAAGAACGCGTGCGTGGCACTGCTCTGCGGCTCGCTGCTCAACAAGGGACGTACGGTCCTGCGCCGCGTCGCCCGTATCGAGGAGGTCTACCGTCTCCTCGAAGTTCTGAACTCCATAGGCGTGCGGACCCGGTGGATCAACGACGGGACCGATCTGGAGATCGTCCCGCCGGCCCGGCTCGACATGGAGGCCATCGACGCGGACGCGGCCCGCCGCACCCGGTCCATCATCATGTTCCTCGGCCCGCTGCTGCACCGCATGGACCAGTTCAAGCTGCCGTACGCGGGCGGCTGCGACCTCGGCACCCGGACCATCGAGCCGCACATGATCGCGCTGCGCCGGTTCGGCCTGGAGATCGCCGCGACCGAGGGCCTGTACCACGCCCAGATCGACCACTCGGTCACCCCCGAACGCCCTATCGTGCTGACCGAACGCGGCGACACGGTGACGGAGAACGCGCTGCTGGCGGCCGCCCGTCACGACGGCACGACCGTCATCCGTAACGCGTCGTCCAACTACATGGTCCAGGACCTGTGCTTCTTCCTGGAGGCGCTGGGCATACGCATCGACGGCATCGGTACGACGACGCTGACCGTGCACGGTGTGGCGAACATAGACGTGGATGTCGACTACTCCCCCTCCGAGGACCCGGTCGAGGCGATGAGTCTGCTCGCCGCCGCCGTGGTGACGGAGTCCGAGCTGACGATCCGCCGGGTGCCGATCGAGTTCCTGGAGATCGAGCTCGCGGTGCTGGAGGAGATGGGTGTCGACTGCGACCGCACGACGGAGTACGCGGCGGACAACGGCCGTACCCGGCTGGTCGATCTGACGGTCCGGCCCTCCAAGCTGGAGGCGCCGATCGACAAGATCCACCCGATGCCGTTCCCCGGTCTCAACATCGACAACGTGCCGTTCTTCGCGGCCATCGCCGCCTCGGCGCACGGCAAGACCCTCATACACGACTGGGTCTACGACAACCGCGCCATCTATCTGACGGACCTCAACCGGCTGGGCGGCCGACTCCAGCTCCTCGACCCGCACCGGGTCCTGGTGGAGGGCCCGACCCGCTGGCGCGCGGCCGAGATGATATGCCCGCCGGCGCTGCGCCCCGCCGTGGTGGTACTGCTCGCGATGATGGCGGCCGAGGGGACCTCCGTACTGCGCAACGTGTACGTGATCAACCGCGGTTACGAGGAACTGGCGGAGCGCCTCAACTCGGTGGGCGCGCAGATCGAGATCTTCCGCGACATTTGA